The following are encoded together in the Paludisphaera mucosa genome:
- a CDS encoding tetratricopeptide repeat protein, with product MDDATGAESEIARLTAEAAELRGRRAWAEASARLEEAVGLAESAFGGDDPRTARVLAAASWNAYVRLRHAEAADASRRALAICEARLGPDHADTLRNLMDLAGVLFRLAPELDEASGRRDAAYRESRALADRALAACAASGRDDVEFADFLGAAGYQRYWVGLYEEAGPLLSRAFALRLRRAGLGDPETAEVAVRLALNHEREGYDETVLVPMYRTALAGFEEAFADDHPDVLDARARVAMWLEDVDRGESARQYDRIVEALLAPGSTLVEDAFPWYLDGCGDHLREAGREADLQELERRAGGYDVMVETGLEDVDDAEKRHGADSIEHARALATLAEYYADVGRVGPAVDAATRAGAILRARLGPDHPEAFEAAMRLEEVRAVAEAESGTPRPRRRLGRKEPDEFFMLTRPWADERRHELIRAYLESIVGVMEGGEDDSRGAVWAVRSLTIQADADEQWSFLLDLIAAAPDEPPVLLAVAAGPLVGFLERFGGRALDRAAAEAARDATFGRVLSGVRRNGLSDLDLARLRAIQATVADPLPETGPFGGGDQDEGE from the coding sequence ATGGACGACGCGACGGGGGCCGAGTCGGAGATCGCACGCCTGACGGCCGAGGCCGCGGAGCTGCGAGGCCGACGCGCCTGGGCCGAGGCCTCGGCGCGGCTGGAGGAGGCGGTCGGCCTCGCCGAGTCGGCCTTCGGCGGCGACGACCCGCGGACGGCCCGCGTCCTGGCCGCCGCGAGCTGGAACGCCTACGTCCGCCTGCGCCACGCCGAGGCGGCCGACGCCTCGCGCCGGGCCCTGGCGATCTGCGAGGCGCGGCTGGGGCCGGACCACGCCGACACGCTCCGGAACCTGATGGACCTGGCCGGCGTCCTCTTCCGGCTGGCCCCCGAGCTCGACGAGGCCTCGGGCCGGCGCGACGCTGCGTACCGGGAGTCCCGCGCCCTGGCCGACCGCGCCCTGGCGGCCTGCGCCGCGAGCGGCCGCGACGACGTGGAGTTCGCCGACTTCCTGGGGGCGGCGGGCTACCAGCGCTACTGGGTCGGTCTCTACGAAGAGGCCGGGCCCCTGCTGTCGCGCGCCTTCGCCCTCCGCCTGCGCCGCGCCGGCCTGGGCGACCCGGAGACGGCCGAGGTCGCCGTCCGCCTCGCCCTCAACCACGAGCGCGAGGGCTACGACGAGACGGTCCTCGTCCCCATGTACCGCACCGCCCTGGCCGGATTCGAGGAGGCGTTCGCCGACGACCACCCCGACGTGCTCGACGCCCGCGCCCGGGTGGCCATGTGGCTCGAAGACGTCGACCGCGGGGAGTCGGCCCGCCAGTACGACCGCATCGTCGAGGCCCTGCTCGCGCCGGGGTCGACCCTGGTCGAGGACGCGTTCCCCTGGTACCTGGACGGCTGCGGGGACCACCTGCGCGAGGCCGGCCGCGAGGCCGACCTGCAGGAGCTGGAGCGGCGGGCGGGCGGCTACGACGTCATGGTCGAGACCGGCCTGGAGGACGTCGACGACGCCGAGAAGCGCCACGGCGCCGACTCGATCGAGCACGCCCGGGCGCTGGCGACGCTCGCCGAGTACTACGCCGACGTCGGCCGCGTCGGGCCGGCCGTCGACGCCGCGACGCGCGCCGGCGCGATCCTGCGAGCCCGCCTCGGACCCGACCACCCGGAGGCCTTCGAGGCGGCGATGCGGCTCGAAGAGGTCCGCGCGGTCGCCGAGGCCGAGAGCGGGACCCCCCGGCCCCGCCGCCGGCTCGGCCGCAAGGAGCCCGACGAGTTCTTCATGCTCACCCGGCCTTGGGCCGACGAGCGCCGGCACGAGCTGATCCGGGCGTACCTCGAATCGATCGTCGGCGTCATGGAGGGGGGCGAGGACGACTCGCGGGGGGCCGTCTGGGCCGTCCGGTCGTTGACGATCCAGGCCGACGCCGACGAGCAGTGGAGCTTCCTGCTCGACCTGATCGCCGCCGCGCCCGACGAGCCCCCGGTCCTCCTCGCCGTCGCCGCCGGCCCGCTCGTCGGCTTCCTCGAACGGTTCGGCGGGCGGGCGCTCGACCGGGCCGCGGCCGAGGCCGCTCGCGACGCGACGTTCGGCCGCGTCCTCAGCGGCGTCCGCCGGAACGGCCTGTCCGACCTGGACTTGGCCCGCCTCCGCGCCATCCAGGCCACCGTCGCCGACCCGCTCCCCGAGACGGGGCCGTTCGGCGGCGGCGACCAGGACGAGGGCGAGTGA
- a CDS encoding CAP domain-containing protein: protein MLASMFHAASPGTGRRARAFVPTLAGVWLEPRRLLSLGPNWSRAEAVRFYRDVFEPTGAAVPQWDGNVDAGVAGALGDDYRKAILARVNAYRTMAGAPAIGAIDPTMSYYSQQAALMMSANGRLSHTPDPSWKFYSADGAIGAARSNLHLASGDYAVDGYILDPGPTNGPTGHRWWSLNPRVAMIGVGDVPGSLSQDRAANALSFGLGTSAVESTVVAWPPEGAFPSALVPDRWSFIDYADEQRFDDSGIHYKYDYTSAVVRVTSNGEPQAVVVEYSRGVFGNYLVFSGIQLPGLAMNADVAVDVTIDDVLVWGVPQSIHYTTRIFSTEGLEPVYADFGSDGLWRFSEAEGSSRITEADPDAFVASRDGTLYIDFGAFGLWSWGDLQGVRKLNDADPESMAAGSDGSLFVDYGAYGLWRVAADSGFHLLSGADPESMEAGPYDSIYVDYGSYGTWAWKGATGFRNLTAANPEQLAIEPDGSLDVDFGPYGVWNWREGGGFVFLDASNPESMAVGANGSLYLDLGPAGLWQWIRVGGPRSAQGSLQPLHPADPTSVVAQPSFSVRLAWSEQALYISYGAFGLWRWKPGALGGAFRLVDARSPQGVVTR from the coding sequence ATGCTCGCTTCCATGTTCCACGCCGCCTCGCCCGGGACGGGCCGACGCGCCCGCGCCTTCGTCCCGACCCTGGCCGGCGTGTGGCTGGAGCCGCGGCGGCTTCTCAGCCTCGGCCCCAACTGGTCGCGAGCGGAAGCCGTCCGCTTCTATCGGGACGTCTTCGAGCCGACCGGCGCGGCCGTCCCGCAGTGGGACGGGAACGTCGACGCCGGCGTGGCCGGCGCCCTGGGCGACGACTATCGCAAGGCGATCCTCGCCCGCGTCAACGCCTATCGGACGATGGCGGGAGCCCCCGCCATCGGCGCGATCGACCCGACGATGTCGTACTACTCCCAGCAGGCGGCGCTCATGATGAGCGCGAATGGGCGGTTGAGCCACACCCCCGACCCGAGCTGGAAGTTCTACTCGGCCGACGGCGCGATCGGCGCGGCGAGGTCGAACCTCCACCTCGCATCCGGCGACTACGCGGTCGACGGCTACATCCTGGACCCCGGCCCGACCAACGGCCCGACGGGCCATCGTTGGTGGTCCCTCAACCCTCGCGTGGCGATGATCGGCGTCGGGGACGTCCCCGGGTCGCTGTCGCAGGATCGCGCGGCGAACGCCCTGTCGTTCGGGCTTGGGACGTCGGCGGTCGAGAGCACGGTCGTGGCGTGGCCGCCCGAGGGCGCCTTCCCCTCGGCCCTGGTCCCCGACCGATGGTCTTTCATCGACTACGCCGACGAACAGCGGTTCGATGACTCGGGGATCCACTACAAATACGACTACACCTCGGCGGTCGTCCGGGTGACGAGCAACGGCGAGCCGCAGGCCGTGGTCGTGGAATACAGCAGGGGAGTTTTCGGAAACTACCTCGTCTTCTCGGGGATCCAGCTTCCCGGCCTGGCCATGAACGCCGACGTCGCGGTGGACGTGACGATCGACGACGTCCTGGTTTGGGGCGTCCCGCAGTCGATCCATTACACGACGAGGATCTTCTCGACGGAAGGCCTGGAGCCCGTCTACGCGGACTTCGGGAGCGACGGCCTCTGGCGGTTCAGCGAGGCCGAAGGATCAAGCAGGATCACCGAGGCCGACCCCGACGCCTTCGTCGCCAGCCGCGACGGGACGCTCTACATCGACTTCGGCGCTTTCGGCCTCTGGAGCTGGGGCGACCTGCAGGGGGTCCGGAAGCTGAACGACGCCGATCCCGAGTCCATGGCGGCCGGCTCCGACGGCTCGCTCTTCGTCGACTATGGCGCGTACGGCCTGTGGCGCGTCGCGGCCGATTCGGGGTTTCACCTGCTGAGCGGGGCCGATCCCGAGTCGATGGAGGCCGGCCCCTACGACTCGATCTACGTCGACTACGGGTCGTACGGCACCTGGGCCTGGAAGGGGGCGACGGGCTTCCGGAACCTGACCGCGGCGAATCCGGAACAGCTGGCGATCGAGCCGGACGGCTCGCTCGACGTCGACTTCGGTCCGTACGGCGTGTGGAACTGGCGCGAGGGCGGCGGCTTCGTCTTCCTCGACGCGTCGAATCCCGAGTCCATGGCCGTCGGCGCGAACGGGTCGCTCTACCTGGACCTCGGGCCGGCGGGGCTCTGGCAGTGGATAAGAGTGGGCGGGCCGCGTTCGGCCCAAGGATCCCTCCAGCCGCTGCACCCTGCCGACCCGACGTCCGTCGTGGCGCAACCCTCGTTCTC
- a CDS encoding serine hydrolase encodes MARAWIIACLAIAGLSAAARAGDFEEKVAALTAPFGRGALVEVALHDLETGATHLIRADEPIHPASTMKVPVMLEIYRRVEAGTLGLDEPIEVNNTFVSIADGSPFSLDAADDSETKLYGRVGETATVRELTFLMITESSNLATNILIDKVSAKAVTAFMKELGAGDLQVLRGVEDDRAFEAGLNNSGTARGMMTILGRLAEGTAVSKAASAAMLDVLRAQKFNDGIPAGLPKGVSVAHKTGSITNVYHDAAVVEPAGRRPFVLVVMTRGIEADRAAPKLAAEIARVAYETVAAR; translated from the coding sequence ATGGCGAGAGCCTGGATCATCGCCTGCCTCGCGATCGCGGGCCTCTCCGCAGCCGCCCGCGCCGGGGATTTCGAAGAGAAGGTCGCGGCGCTGACCGCGCCGTTCGGGCGCGGGGCGCTCGTCGAGGTCGCCCTGCACGACCTGGAGACCGGCGCGACGCACCTGATCCGGGCCGACGAGCCGATCCACCCGGCCAGTACGATGAAGGTGCCGGTCATGCTGGAGATCTACCGCCGCGTCGAGGCCGGGACCCTGGGCCTGGACGAGCCGATCGAGGTCAATAACACGTTCGTCAGCATCGCCGACGGCAGCCCCTTCTCGCTCGACGCCGCCGACGACTCGGAGACGAAGCTCTACGGCCGCGTCGGCGAGACCGCCACGGTCCGCGAGCTGACCTTCCTGATGATCACCGAGAGCAGCAATCTCGCCACCAACATCCTGATCGACAAGGTCTCGGCGAAGGCCGTCACCGCGTTCATGAAGGAGCTGGGCGCCGGCGATCTGCAAGTCCTCCGCGGCGTCGAGGACGACCGGGCGTTCGAGGCGGGCCTGAACAACTCCGGCACGGCGCGGGGGATGATGACGATCCTCGGGCGGCTGGCGGAGGGGACCGCCGTGTCGAAGGCCGCGTCCGCCGCCATGCTCGACGTGCTCCGCGCCCAGAAGTTCAACGACGGGATCCCCGCCGGCCTGCCCAAGGGGGTCTCCGTCGCCCACAAGACGGGCTCGATCACCAACGTCTACCACGACGCCGCGGTCGTCGAGCCGGCCGGCCGCAGGCCGTTCGTCCTGGTCGTCATGACCCGGGGGATCGAGGCCGACCGCGCCGCGCCGAAGCTCGCGGCCGAGATCGCCCGCGTCGCGTACGAAACCGTCGCCGCCCGCTGA
- a CDS encoding sigma-70 family RNA polymerase sigma factor — translation MDESPETRRSLIVKLRDPEDSRAWHEFVTLYEPLVLRLARRKGLQDADARDVCQEVFRAVAGAVDRWDPERGRFRGWLSRIARNLLINFLTRGGGQPRGTGATSMIALLEARPSDDPSATALFEREHRRRLFRWACDQARREATPSTWRAFEQTAVEGRSPADVAAELGTTVGAVYIARSRTLARIRRMIEEIRDEQDPERL, via the coding sequence ATGGACGAGTCGCCCGAGACGCGGCGGTCGCTGATCGTCAAGCTGAGGGACCCGGAGGACTCGCGGGCCTGGCACGAGTTCGTGACCCTGTACGAGCCCCTGGTGCTCCGGCTCGCCCGCCGCAAGGGGCTGCAGGACGCCGACGCGCGGGACGTCTGCCAGGAGGTCTTCCGCGCCGTCGCCGGCGCGGTCGACCGCTGGGATCCCGAGCGCGGCCGCTTCCGCGGCTGGCTCTCGCGGATCGCCCGCAACCTGCTCATCAACTTCCTGACCCGCGGCGGCGGCCAGCCGCGGGGGACCGGCGCGACGAGCATGATCGCGCTGCTGGAGGCCCGGCCGTCGGACGACCCCTCGGCCACCGCGCTCTTCGAACGCGAGCACCGGCGGCGGCTCTTCCGATGGGCCTGCGACCAGGCCCGCCGCGAGGCGACCCCGTCGACCTGGCGGGCCTTCGAGCAGACGGCCGTCGAGGGCCGCAGCCCCGCCGACGTCGCCGCCGAGCTGGGGACCACCGTCGGGGCCGTCTACATCGCCCGCAGCCGGACCCTCGCCAGGATCCGCCGCATGATCGAGGAGATCCGAGATGAACAAGACCCCGAACGCCTGTGA
- a CDS encoding 3-keto-disaccharide hydrolase, whose translation MKRLAFLCLCMSIPALATAEEPPAEAARQPGELVVGVGPGWRPLKEADFAHVNDEADTWTFADDKAEIRCKGTPVGVIRTKDAVKNFELVVEWRHLRSGGNSGVFVWAPPKALADLKPGHLPPGGIEVQILDHGYAEQYKLSTGKTADWFTTHGDVFPVGSSTMKPFPPLSPDGSRSFPTKHRSWGLNQWNHYYVRGVNGEIRLWVNGEEVSGGAQCQPAEGHLCLEAEGSPLEFRNLRIRELP comes from the coding sequence ATGAAGCGACTCGCGTTCCTCTGCCTCTGCATGTCGATCCCGGCCCTCGCGACCGCCGAGGAGCCCCCGGCCGAGGCCGCCCGCCAGCCGGGCGAGCTGGTCGTGGGCGTCGGCCCCGGCTGGCGGCCGTTGAAGGAGGCGGACTTCGCGCACGTCAACGACGAGGCCGACACCTGGACGTTCGCCGACGACAAGGCCGAGATCCGCTGCAAGGGGACGCCCGTCGGCGTGATCCGGACCAAGGACGCGGTCAAGAACTTCGAGCTGGTCGTCGAGTGGCGGCACCTGCGTTCGGGGGGCAACTCGGGCGTCTTCGTCTGGGCCCCGCCGAAGGCCCTGGCGGACCTGAAGCCCGGCCACCTGCCGCCGGGCGGGATCGAGGTGCAGATCCTCGACCACGGCTACGCCGAGCAGTACAAGCTGAGCACCGGCAAGACGGCCGACTGGTTCACCACCCACGGCGACGTCTTCCCCGTCGGCTCGTCGACGATGAAGCCCTTTCCCCCCCTCTCCCCCGACGGCTCGCGGAGCTTCCCGACCAAGCACCGGTCGTGGGGCCTGAACCAGTGGAACCACTACTACGTCCGCGGGGTCAACGGCGAGATCCGCCTCTGGGTCAACGGCGAGGAGGTCTCGGGCGGCGCCCAGTGCCAGCCCGCCGAGGGCCACCTCTGCCTGGAGGCCGAGGGCTCCCCCCTGGAGTTCCGCAACCTCCGGATCCGCGAGCTGCCCTGA
- a CDS encoding serine/threonine-protein kinase: MNKTPNACDSDRLRTLEWDRLPAAELAGLERHLDACAACRDELDRIVRGDDCLAGVRREAGRDDDLDEADAGPVGPEALDFLAPSDWPDSLGRLGTYEIKGVLGRGGMGVVLKAHDPALGRNVAIKVLSAALATCGASRKRFLREARAAAAVVHEHVVSVFAVVESAGLPFLVMEYVPGRSLQERIDRFGPLGLAEILRIGRQTAAGLAAAHAQGIVHRDVKPANILLEDGVERVRLTDFGLARAVADAAVTRSGVIAGTPHYMAPEQASGGAVDHRADLFSLGSTLYAAAAGRPPFRAETPLGVLRRVCDDRHRPLREINPEIPAWLEAIVDRLLAKDPADRFASAVAVADLLERCLAHVQQPLAAPLPPELAGLLTTPATRARRRLRRELLALGALAAAATGVYTLRPRPVPVVPSMSPLALPDEEARTAVPPPPSPAWAEIAALPARLREANEAADRLEAEHLAPSESEDPDPTSILIDDLNRDLEAFERSIAAPR; encoded by the coding sequence ATGAACAAGACCCCGAACGCCTGTGACTCGGACCGGCTCCGGACCCTCGAATGGGACCGGCTCCCCGCCGCCGAGTTGGCCGGCCTGGAACGGCACCTCGACGCCTGCGCCGCCTGCCGCGACGAGCTGGACCGGATCGTCCGCGGCGACGACTGCCTGGCCGGCGTCCGCCGCGAGGCCGGCCGCGACGACGACCTCGACGAGGCCGACGCCGGCCCCGTCGGCCCCGAGGCGCTCGACTTCCTCGCCCCGTCGGACTGGCCCGACTCGCTGGGCCGGCTGGGGACGTACGAGATCAAGGGCGTGCTCGGCCGGGGCGGGATGGGCGTGGTGCTCAAGGCGCACGACCCGGCCCTGGGGCGGAACGTGGCGATCAAGGTCCTCTCGGCCGCGCTGGCGACGTGCGGGGCCTCGCGCAAGCGGTTCCTCCGCGAGGCCCGCGCGGCGGCCGCGGTGGTGCACGAGCACGTGGTCTCGGTCTTCGCCGTCGTCGAGTCGGCCGGGCTCCCCTTCCTGGTGATGGAGTACGTCCCCGGGCGCTCGCTGCAGGAGCGGATCGACCGCTTCGGCCCGCTCGGCCTGGCCGAGATCCTCCGCATCGGCCGCCAGACGGCCGCCGGGCTGGCCGCGGCGCACGCCCAGGGGATCGTCCACCGCGACGTCAAGCCGGCCAACATCCTCCTGGAGGACGGCGTCGAGCGCGTCCGCCTGACCGACTTCGGCCTGGCCCGCGCCGTGGCCGACGCCGCGGTCACGCGCAGTGGGGTGATCGCCGGGACGCCCCACTACATGGCCCCCGAGCAGGCGTCGGGCGGGGCCGTGGACCACCGGGCCGACCTCTTCAGCCTGGGGAGCACTCTCTACGCCGCCGCCGCCGGCCGCCCGCCGTTCCGCGCCGAGACCCCGCTGGGCGTCCTGCGGCGCGTCTGCGACGACCGCCACCGCCCCCTCCGCGAGATCAACCCCGAGATCCCCGCCTGGCTGGAGGCGATCGTCGACCGCCTGCTCGCCAAGGACCCGGCCGACCGCTTCGCCTCGGCCGTCGCGGTCGCCGACCTGCTCGAACGCTGTTTGGCCCATGTCCAGCAGCCCCTCGCCGCCCCCCTCCCGCCCGAGCTGGCCGGTTTGTTGACGACCCCCGCGACCCGCGCCCGCCGCCGGCTCCGCCGCGAGCTGCTCGCCCTGGGCGCGCTCGCCGCCGCCGCGACCGGCGTCTACACGCTGCGGCCGAGGCCCGTCCCCGTCGTCCCGTCGATGTCGCCGCTCGCCCTCCCCGACGAGGAAGCGCGGACGGCCGTGCCGCCGCCCCCCTCGCCCGCATGGGCCGAGATCGCCGCCCTGCCCGCCCGCCTCCGCGAGGCCAACGAGGCCGCCGACCGCCTCGAAGCCGAACACCTCGCCCCGAGCGAGTCCGAAGACCCCGACCCGACGTCCATCCTGATCGACGACCTGAACCGCGACCTGGAGGCGTTCGAACGCTCGATCGCCGCGCCTCGCTGA
- a CDS encoding ATP-grasp domain-containing protein, whose protein sequence is MPSVAIATCAQYPDLYEDDRLLADALARRGCDVTPAVWDQPGIDWNGFDRVVIRSTWWYYEKPDAYRSWLEGFLETPGRLWNPAEAVLGNIHKGYLLGLEKAGVPIVPTELARAGDVVSLPDLLERRGWTRAVIKPAISAGASDTWKVSDDPADAGPACYDVERSGVMLRDALAQRDMLIQPYLDEVNGAGEWSLVFLGGGFSHALTKTPAESDFRVQFRYGGTMRPATPPARLVDQAERVLAAIPAPLLFARVDGVEREGRFLLMELEINEPYLGLAHAPGSADHLAEAVLATL, encoded by the coding sequence ATGCCCAGCGTGGCCATCGCGACGTGCGCGCAGTACCCCGACCTCTATGAAGACGACCGCCTGCTGGCCGATGCGCTCGCGCGTCGGGGCTGCGACGTGACGCCGGCCGTCTGGGACCAGCCGGGGATCGACTGGAACGGCTTCGATCGCGTCGTCATCCGCTCGACCTGGTGGTACTACGAGAAGCCCGACGCCTACCGGAGCTGGCTCGAGGGCTTCCTCGAAACGCCCGGCCGGCTCTGGAACCCCGCGGAAGCTGTGCTCGGCAACATCCACAAGGGCTATTTGCTCGGCCTGGAGAAGGCCGGGGTCCCCATCGTGCCGACCGAGCTGGCGCGCGCCGGCGACGTCGTCTCGCTCCCCGACCTTTTGGAGCGCCGGGGGTGGACCCGGGCGGTCATCAAGCCCGCGATCTCCGCGGGGGCCTCGGACACCTGGAAGGTCTCGGACGACCCCGCCGACGCCGGCCCCGCCTGCTACGACGTCGAGCGGTCCGGCGTCATGCTCCGCGACGCCCTGGCCCAGCGCGACATGCTGATCCAGCCCTACCTCGACGAGGTGAACGGCGCGGGCGAGTGGTCGCTGGTCTTCCTCGGCGGCGGGTTCAGCCACGCCCTGACGAAGACCCCCGCCGAGAGCGACTTCCGCGTCCAGTTCCGCTACGGCGGCACGATGCGCCCGGCGACGCCCCCCGCGCGGCTCGTCGATCAGGCCGAACGGGTGCTGGCGGCGATCCCCGCCCCCCTGCTCTTCGCCCGCGTCGACGGCGTCGAGCGCGAGGGCCGCTTCCTGCTCATGGAGCTCGAAATCAACGAGCCCTACCTCGGCCTCGCCCACGCCCCCGGCTCCGCCGACCACCTCGCCGAGGCCGTCCTCGCCACCCTGTAA